In Poecilia reticulata strain Guanapo linkage group LG17, Guppy_female_1.0+MT, whole genome shotgun sequence, the following proteins share a genomic window:
- the lrrc8da gene encoding volume-regulated anion channel subunit LRRC8D, protein MFTLTEVASLNDIQPTYRILKPWWDVFMDYLGLVMLMLAIFAMTMQITKDHVACLPCPEETEANLYQTQKGSSPTPAGAPVTPTVPSGATAQFNKAITGILMTHRPGTAEQKTDPQPEPRGVKTNLDFQQYVFINQMCYHDALPWSSKYFPYLTLIHTLILMVSSNFWFKYPKTSSKIEHFVSILGRCFESPWTTKALSETACEDSEENKQRLTGSSSGPKQVSLEGKDESPDTNPSTPMLGVKVSADKPIAEVPSSMTILDKKDGEQAKALFEKVRKFRAHVEDSDFIYRLYVAQTSVKTVKFILILSYTSTLVRIEFKHYCEPDIEQLTGYKKFYCTHNMAFMLHKLLFTYIVLIIIYGMTCLYSLFWVFRRPLKEYSFEKVREESSFSDIPDVKNDFAFLLHMVDQYDQLYSKRFGVFLSEVSENKLREISLNHEWTFEKLKQHVTRNAHDQQELHLFMLSGLPNAVFDLTDLEVLKLELIPEVRFSAKVSQMTSMQELHLCHCPAKVEQTGFAFLRDHLRRLHVKFTDVAEIPPWVYLLRSLKELYLMGNLNSENNKMIGLESMRDLRHLKTLCLKSNLTKMPTNITELSPHLLRLVVHNDGTKLLVLNSLKKMTSLIELELYNCELERIPHAIFSLTNLQELDLKSNNIRTIEEIISFQHLRRLTCLKLWHNKIITIPASIGHVKSLESLHLSHNKLESLPSALFTLPKLRHLDVAHNSITVLPPDVGLLNNLQHLAINSNKLEALPKPLFRCTKLKVLCLGHNALTSLPETVGQLVQLTQLELRGNCLDRLPVQLGSCRLLQKNGLIVEDHLFDTLPVEVKESISRETNVSFSGL, encoded by the coding sequence ATGTTTACACTCACTGAGGTTGCATCCCTGAACGACATCCAGCCGACGTATCGCATCTTAAAGCCATGGTGGGACGTCTTCATGGACTATCTGGGCCTGGTCATGCTCATGTTGGCCATATTTGCAATGACCATGCAAATCACCAAGGACCATGTCGCTTGCCTTCCTTGTCCTGAAGAAACGGAAGCTAATCTGTACCAGACCCAAAAAGGATCCTCTCCAACACCCGCCGGAGCCCCTGTTACACCTACAGTCCCTTCAGGTGCTACGGCGCAGTTCAACAAAGCCATCACTGGTATTCTCATGACACATCGGCCTGGAacagcagaacagaaaacagatccCCAACCTGAACCGAGAGGGGTTAAAACCAACCTGGACTTTCAACAATATGTCTTTATCAACCAAATGTGTTACCATGATGCCTTACCCTGGTCTTCCAAATACTTTCCATACCTTACACTTATTCACACCCTTATTCTCATGGTCAGTAGCAATTTCTGGTTTAAATACCCCAAGACAAGTTCAAAGATTGAGCATTTTGTCTCCATTCTGGGTCGGTGTTTTGAGTCGCCTTGGACAACGAAGGCTTTATCTGAAACGGCGTGTGAGGACTCTGAGGAGAACAAACAGAGGTTGACGGGTAGTTCCTCAGGACCAAAGCAGGTGTCTTTAGAGGGGAAGGATGAAAGTCCCGACACCAACCCATCCACACCAATGCTTGGGGTCAAAGTCTCTGCAGATAAACCCATTGCAGAGGTCCCAAGCAGCATGACCATCTTGGATAAAAAGGACGGAGAGCAGGCCAAAGCCCTGTTTGAGAAGGTGCGAAAGTTCCGAGCCCACGTGGAAGACAGTGATTTCATTTACAGGCTCTATGTCGCTCAAACCTCTGTCAAAACTGTTAAGTTTATTTTGATCCTGTCCTATACTTCCACCTTGGTTAGAATAGAATTCAAGCATTATTGTGAACCAGACATAGAACAGCTAACAGGCTATAAAAAATTCTACTGTACACACAACATGGCTTTCATGCTGCACAAGTTGCTCTTTACCTACATAGTGTTGATCATAATCTATGGAATGACATGCCTATACTCCCTTTTCTGGGTGTTCCGACGCCCTCTGAAAGAGTATTCCTTTGAGAAGGTGAGGGAAGAGAGCAGCTTCAGTGACATTCCGGATGTCAAGAACGACTTTGCGTTTCTACTGCACATGGTTGACCAGTACGATCAGCTTTACTCCAAGCGCTTTGGCGTCTTCCTGTCGGAGGTCAGTGAAAACAAGTTGAGGGAGATCAGCCTCAATCATGAGTGGACGTTTGAAAAACTAAAGCAGCATGTCACGCGCAATGCACACGACCAACAGGAGCTGCACCTCTTCATGCTGTCCGGCCTGCCGAACGCTGTGTTTGACCTGACAGACCTGGAAGTGCTGAAGCTGGAGTTGATTCCCGAGGTGAGATTTTCCGCTAAGGTTTCCCAGATGACCAGCATGCAGGAGCTGCATCTGTGCCACTGTCCGGCCAAAGTGGAGCAAACCGGTTTTGCCTTCCTACGGGATCACCTGCGCCGCCTGCACGTCAAGTTCACGGACGTCGCCGAGATCCCGCCTTGGGTCTACTTGCTGCGGAGTCTGAAAGAGCTGTACCTAATGGGGAACTTGAactcagaaaacaacaaaatgatcgGCCTGGAGTCCATGAGGGATTTGAGGCATCTGAAGACGCTATGCCTGAAGAGCAATCTCACGAAGATGCCGACAAACATCACAGAGCTCTCCCCGCATCTCCTCCGACTGGTGGTGCACAACGATGGGACGAAACTGCTGGTGCTGAACAGTCTGAAGAAAATGACGAGCCTCATCGAGCTAGAGCTGTACAACTGTGAACTGGAAAGGATCCCTCATGCCATCTTTAGCCTGACCAACCTGCAGGAACTCGACTTGAAGTCCAACAACATCAGAACTATTGAAGAGATCATCAGCTTCCAGCATCTCAGGAGGCTGACGTGCCTAAAGCTCTGGCACAACAAAATCATCACCATCCCCGCATCCATCGGTCACGTCAAGTCCCTGGAATCTCTCCACCTTTCTCACAATAAACTGGAGTCCCTTCCTTCAGCCTTGTTTACTCTTCCCAAGCTGCGACACTTGGACGTGGCCCACAACTCCATCACAGTGCTTCCACCTGACGTGGGCCTCCTCAACAACCTCCAGCATCTGGCCATTAACTCGAACAAGCTGGAAGCCCTGCCCAAACCTCTCTTCAGATGCACCAAGCTGAAGGTGCTTTGTCTAGGCCACAACGCGCTCACCAGTCTGCCAGAGACCGTGGGTCAACTGGTGCAGCTCACGCAGCTGGAGCTTAGAGGGAACTGCCTCGACAGACTGCCCGTCCAGTTGGGAAGCTGCCGGCTGCTGCAGAAGAATGGCCTCATCGTGGAGGACCATCTTTTTGACACCCTGCCGGTGGAAGTTAAAGAGAGcatcagcagagaaacaaatgtttcctttaGTGGCTTATAA